TTAAGGATTGGATAAGTCAATAAAGAGTATGATTGATATAAGATTTGATTTTCACGAGATTTGGAAATGATAGGTTGGGAAATTTCATGAAGAAAAAGATTTGTTTTTGGATCTCCTATATACGTGTTTATTAGGAACCTTAACTTCCTCAATTAACTTTTAGGGGTCATTTGGTATGAGGGATAATAGTCTCGTGATAAAATGCAAGATTATCTTGTGTTTGGTTAAGGGTCCGGGATTATATAGTATAATGATGGGAGTTAGTCCAAACGACCCCTTAGGGTCAAGTCAAGTTACTTCATTTATGACCTTGGTCTGAACTAGTGTGTTTCAGGCTTCTGAGAACTTGttgttttttgttgttattgtctAATTTGTTTCTGCTCACAATTCATTCTAATTTTATGATTCTTCCAGTCACAAAGTCTAATCGAGTGGAGCTTGCATTATCAATGCTCCGAGAAAACAGAAATGGTTTTGACATCGTTATAAGTGATGTACACATGCCAGACATGGATGGTTTCAAACTTCTTGAGCATGTTGGTCTGGAAATGGACCTGCCTGTTATAAGTGAGTATCTCGTTTCCTTTAGTAAAAACtgtattattaatttttcaagCTTTGTAACTGCTGAATGCTGATAGAGCACTGAGTGATGGCATCTGATCTCCCATTTGTCATTGGCTAGTGATGTCTGCGGATGACAGTAAGGATGTCGTTATGAAAGGTGTTACTCATGGTGCATGTGATTATCTGATCAAACCGGTGCGTATTGAGGCTTTGAAGAACATTTGGCAGCATGTGATTCGTAAAAAGAAGCACGAATGGAAGGACAGAGATTTTGATCAATCAACAAGCGTGGAAGATGGAGATCAACAGCAGAAACCTCCAGAAGATGTTGATTATTCCTCTTCAGCTAATGAAGGGAATTGGAAAAGCTCGAAGAGAAGAAAGGAGGAGGAAGATGAAACTGAAGAAAGGGATGATTCATCTACATTAAAGAAGCCACGTGTGGTTTGGTCGGTGGAGCTTCATCAACAGTTTGTACAAGCTGTCAACCAACTTGGAATTGACAGTATGCTTCTCTAGCCTATTTCTTTACCTTAATATTTCTATGTGCTTCCATATTGCTTGGAACTTGGGGTATTTCAGGTCTAGGGGAGTATATGCCTATTTATGATCTTTAAACCAGAAAGGAGTTCTTCCTAGCTCCGCTAACCTTGTGGCTTAACCAACTTGATATACTTCCtccgttttaatttgtttgtttggttTGACTTGGCGTGtagtttgaaaaagaaaagaagattttttaatcttgtggtcgtAAGAAGACTTTCTAAACTAGTGTGGAAAGTTGAAATCAAACAACATATCCATAGTCATCCCACAAGGTGGGGTTTGAGAAGGGTAGAGTGTATGTAGACCTTATCATTACCTTGGAAGGTAGATaggttgtttccgatagaccctCGACTCAAGGAAAAGCATGTCAAAGAAATAATGGAGGTGAAGAACTCATGGAAAAATCCAATAGttgcaaaaaaaagaaagagacattcttttttaaacggacgaaaaagggaaaaaatgaacaaattgaAATAGATGGAGTACTATTTTGCTAATGTTCTGTCTTTTCTTACATTACcagtttcagaaaaaaaaatgtaattcttttcttttctttctttttttggatttttggtgTTCATACCTGCTACCTCTACTAGCACAAGTACCGTGTTACTCTGCTCACCACGATGTAGGTACATGTTAAGATTTTACCTAGTGTTTTGCGTCTCTACTGGGATTTGAACCCTAGTTTTATTGCAGTTCCTTTTTACTCTCAACCATCGccgataaaataaaatgttcaagATTCTATAATTCCTGGATATGATTGGAGGTTGTTTGACTTGGTGGTATCGGTAGTTGGTATCACAAGATTAACGTTCATTTCATTTCTCTTGGGTGTCCTTAATATTTGATAGTTCTCTAAATTTTTGCGTGAGGTTCAGTTCAACATATACAACTTTTCTTCAGCCAAATTGCGTAGTCTAACTGTATTGCACTGTCTATTACCTTAGAAATGGGTTCTGCTGAATAAGAAAAGATTGTTTGCCTATATTCTAGATACTAACTCGTATATTCTTCGTTGCTGATTCTGGCTATGATTTCAGAGGCTGTTCCCAAGAAAATTCTCGAGCTGATGAATGTTCCTGGGCTAACCAGAGAAAATGTTGCTAGCCACCTACAGGTCTTTAGCAACTTTACTTCTTCCGTTTTCAAGAATATATGGTTTCATGCACAATTAGTTGATTAGTGGAACACTCATATTTGTTTTGCAACATGTAGTTGATAATATTTCTTCAGTTTCTTTATGATGTGCTTATTGGTGGTAATCATGTACTGCAGAAATATCGGCTGTACCTAAGGAGGTTGAGCGGTGTATCACAGCATCAGAATGGACTGAATAACTCGTTCATGGGGCACCCAGAAGCAACATATGGGACAATGACTTCTTTCAATGGGCTAGAGCTTCAAGCTTTAGCTGCCACCGGTCAACTACCCGCACAAAGTCTTGCTACCCTCCAGGCGGCTGCATTAGGTAGGTCTGCGACAAAATCTGCCATATCGATGCCTCTAGTAGATCAAAGAAACCTTTTCAGCTTTGAAAATCCGAAGTTAAGATTTTCCGAGGGACAACAACCATTAAATAATAGCAATAAGCAAATTAACTTGCTTCATGGGATCCCAACTACCATGGAACCGAAGCAGCTGGCTGATTTGCACCAGTCCTCACAGTCCTTTGTGGCTATGAATATGCAAGGGAATGCTAGAATGCAACAAAACAACGCTCTACTAATGCATATgtctcaacaacaacaacaatcgTCTAGGGCTCAAATGCTAAATGAAACCAATAATGGTCACGTTTCAAGGCCGCCATTGTCCATGTCACAACCTGCTGCAGTCTTATCACGAAATAGCATTGTTGACAACGTACGAGGGCCAATTTACAATCCAGTCTCCCAAACATCTTCAATAGTAGATTTCTCGCTGAATCAAACTACTGAGTTGCAAAACAACAGTTTTCCTCTTGTGAGTAGTAATTCAGGGATGTCAACTCTGACATCTAAAAGATTGCTTCAGGAAGAAGTTAACTCTGATATTAAAGGATCTAGAGGATTCCCTCCTGGTTACGATATATTTGAAGAGTTGCATCAGCAAAAAACGCAGGATTGGGGTTTACCGAATATCGGATCAAACTTCGGTGCCTCTGATCATTCAAGTATACCAGGAACTCTAGATGTCTCACCGTCCATGTTAGTTCAACAAGGTATTTCTTCAATGAAGAAGAATGGACCAAATGGAATTGCTCCTATGGGTGGACCGCAACTTAACCTATTTTCTGGCGGAAATTTGCTTCCTGTTAAAGCTGAACAACTTCCTGATACGACCTATCAAAATACATTTTTCCCGGAGCAATTTGGACAGGATGATCTCATGAGTGCCCTTCTGAAGCAGGTTAGTTCGTGTTCTTATCCGTAGTGTAGCTTGCTTCAGAATCTTGGTTTTACTAATGCCATTCTAATATTTGCTAATTTGCATTTTATGAAACTTCCAACAGCAAGAAAGTGTCGGACAAGTTGAAACTGAATTTGGCTTTGATGGATATTCACCATTGGACAATCTTCCTGTGTAAGATGCGAAAAGAGCGTAGTTGCTGTAAGCTTACGCTTTGTAACATATAATTCAGAGTCACTAGTGTACATAGTTGTTTTTGCAGCTGAAACATTGACTTCTGTGAACAAAAACGATGGAGTTTCAGCTCGTCATTCAATTCTTGATGTTGGATTCTCGTCTGGCTGCATCTTCCGGTCTGATTCTTGATTATTGTGGAATTAGACAGCATTTATGAAGGGTAATTCGTGTATGATACTTCTGCATGGTATCGCAAAGGCGTACATGCAAAGTTTTGACTTCTATATAGCTAGGTGAAATTTAGGACAATTTGCACATCCTAGAAGTTATTTTGTGCTGTTTGTGGGATGCAACGCGTTTGGCGTAATGATTCTCTTTAAACGTTCGAGTTATTTACTAACTGCAATAACCCTGTGTCATTTCTTCTATTTCACTTTCTGGAGTTTATCTTGATGTACAGACTAAATTTGGATTGCCACAATCTGCAAGTGTATGAGATTCTTTTAGTTGCTCATTCAGctgatcttttctttttttccttactTTCTTAGTTATATGAGTTGTTGATTTGAGAggtatattttctttctaaagcTTGGCTTTCAACCTTGATTCAGCTAATAAAACTATAGAAtgtgttttgatttatttactactgttttatgtgttgttgcTATGTTTTTATCTGAATGTGAAGTGGGAGTCTTAAATCAACGGTAAAATTATCGTATAGAGATTACAGGTTTGACAAACCTGTGGAAGTAGCCATTAGTGCTTGCATTAGGGTAGACCATCTAATATTGCAGCCCAAACTAGtgacaaattcatatttttcattaaggtgattcaaaatataaagaagttaGACACGAACTAATTTGAAGCTATTGAAAGCAACAtactatgatatgattaaaCATGCACAAACCTTACGTAACGAGGTTTTCGATAGATTCTCAGCTAAACAATGTCCTAACCACTAAACAAAAGGGATAAAAATGGCTATTATCCTAATTTTGGGAAACTATTTTTTGTATCAAACATATTAAGGTTGTTGCCATGTAATGaacattaagaaataatttcatCAATCAAGTCATCATCaagataagaaaataatttcataaatgaactaaaatagtagtataaaattaatgaaatgaaaacATAAGAGCTCTCCTCAACTTTCTATCTACTCATAGTCTTCCAAATCGAATTAGCACTTCTCAAATCAAGCTAAACTTCTCCGAGCTGAAACATTCAACCGACCCACAAAGTACTACTTTTACTGCCAAGAGTACAACATTTCTCGTTCTTTCTTTCCTTGTCGATTTTCATCCTTCCATGAGTATAAAAAGAGCCACAAGAAAGAGCCATCAACAGGAATGCTGCTTGTTCTACTTCTCCAAGCTTTCTCTTCTGAGTAGATCTTGATCTTGGTCTCTGCATAACGACTTCTTCTTTACCAAAAGGaagtaatttctttttcaacGAAGAAGAAACAATGTTCTTCACAAAGTTACTGCTTTTACTATCATCactgttgctgctgctgctacAACTTTGGTTCAAATGGTGCTGTACTTCAATGTTTTTATGTCCAACCACCACTGATTTCTTTGATTTCTTCTCTTCGTTGTTCAACCCGAGAAAGGCTCTCCTCTTTTTCCTACTTTTGATCCCACAAGCATTACATAGTGACTGCATTCAATCATCAAAAAATCGGAAACTCAAATAAGATGGTGTCCATTATAATCATTGAACTATTACTCCACCTTCCCATTTCAAGCAacaaattatcattttaatCCGTTCTAAACATCATATTTTACTTCTAACGGAGAGTTATTACAACCAAGAATGTTTAACGAGGCATATGCAACATTGCAGCACCAATTCCATGATCATCTAAACCCAATACTTTAGATGCGAAGCGTAACTTTGTGTAAAATTACAGCCAAATTGCAACAAATAACAGATATAAACAACTCATAATCATACAACACAAcaatctttctttcttaaaccATGTCTCAAATAAACAATGTACTTTGAATCCAATTTGAATCAACATATACACAGCTTATACGAACTTATAATTCTACAACATGatttattcttcttttaatCAAAAAAACAGATCAATGTTTGACTTGAAGTCGTAAATTAGACAGTAGTACTAACCTTGGGACCAGCAGGTCCACCTCTCCAAAGAGGTGTTTTTGTGGTACCGCAATCAGCACAAGTCTTGACGTTACTTTGGCTAGTTTCCGGTGAAGTAACTCCGCTACTCATTTCTTCAGATCCTAAACCCTGCTGCAGCACAAGAAACAATTCAAATCAAACACTAATGAACTTCACAGAAACCCCCCCTACTGAACTAAGCAACAAGAACAATGTAGCTAATCAGAAGATCCAACTGAATGATTACAATTGAGAATATTTCTCCAACAGTTACACAACACCCATTACAGAAAACAAGCTAAAATGACCCAAAACAAGCTCAATCACGCTTCATTTTGATATTGATCAAGTAAAATGACTCATAACTAAGCTCAATCAGACTTGATTTTGACCTAATAAGAATAAGTAAAGCTAGTGATTTATCACTCAGATCCACCATTTTGGATCAATCACCTAATCAGAAAAACCCAAACTTCACAAGTAATCACACAAGACAAGACCCAAAACAAGCTAGATTTAAACCTAATAAGAAAAGGTAGTGATTTATCACTTAGATCCATCATTTTTTATCACCTTTTTCAGAACAATCTCAACGAAATGAGTAAACACAACCAGCAATCACGCAAGACCCACAACAGAAAACCACTAAAAACACACAAAAACAAGGTGAATAACTCTTCATTTTCGACCTCAACTGAATGATCACACTGAACCAACAATCACACAAACCCCATATACTAAATCGGCTAAATGACCCAAAACAAACTGAATCACACTTGATTTAGACCTAATAAGAAAAGGGTAACTAAGGATCACTTACTTTATCACTTAGATCCACCATTTTCGATCACTTTTTCAGAAGAATCACAATGTATAAACTCCACCAGCAATTACTCAATAACCCACCAAAAACACCCAAAAAAAGCTCAATCAAACTGGATTTTTGAGCTCTATCAAGTAGATAGAACAACAATAAGAAACCCCACCactcaaaaactcaaaaaaacgaagaagaaatttgagcttagTTTATAGATAAGAGAAGAAGAGTGATAGTGGCGGAAAAAATATGGAATCTGTGGTTTATAAGGGAGTTGTAATACGAAAAAAACCCTAGGTGCGCGGGAGTGTGAAAAGACGAAAATACCCTTTTcagacaatatttttttacccGCCAAAAAATATGCTAATATAACTGAAAATGGCGccattaaaatttgtttttttgtatttttggggAATTgaaacaatttcattttttgccgctttattaaaaaagtaaaaaaaaaatgaaatttttaaaataaattaagttcaATGTTTTAATGGAGAAGGGTAGTGTggactttttatttatatataatattctcTACGTCTCTAATTACTTGTCCGATTTTCCTTTTATAgttgtccattttgacaaatcaagaaagaacaatttattttaCCTGTTATACCTTCAATTAAATGACTAGTtatcttgaaaaatatatataaaaaatttccacttcataattaataagggtaaaatcgtAAACTcactatttcattaattattttcttaataggtgtgtcaattcaaaaatggacaaataaaaaGGGACAAAGGGAGTATAATTTAGAGTAAAGAATGattttactattaatattatgttGGTATAATATTAGTACATATAACTCTATTTAACTTAATATTATGCAAATATTAAAGGATAAACTATAAGTTATACACTTcgttcgttttaatttatttgtatgatATTGAGAAGTAGTTTAGTGTTTGAAATTAGTTTTGAatgtttctctttctttttttgacaatttttaaattttaacttttcacctAACatgtttaatattataaaaatttacttatttttaaattaagtatattatagaattttttaaaaaaatcatatcaaatcaaaacgaattaaataaaataaaatagatttatTCACGTAAGATACATGTTCACATGGCTCTAAGGGCAGATGTAATTTTATAATATCGATTTTATTTGAATTCTATATTTTCTACGTAGAATATAAATGTAtgtgtaataatttattaaaatttgcaATAGGTAATAGGCATGAatcaatgatttcaaaatttcaataggTTCAATATGAAAAACTTTAAAGATTGAATTAATAGAGTTTAAATGATGAATTTATCTATTGTATGacctaataatttatatttagacCTTGATATGTACTGAgtaatttacaaaatatttataaaacatcAATAATTATTACTGTGAATATTCACttgaaattgtataaaaatatataaactttaaatcttaaatctATCTGTTAGACATAAtcacttataattaaaaaaaagaaagaataaagtctttttaatataattgttaaaattaaaataaatagataatgcTTGGAATATAGGGGGCGTTTAATAAggtcaagaagaagaaaatcatcctccatttttttcttttctaaaaaatattttggatattttgatttcttttattctttttattgaatataataaTGCATATTAGACTTGTATTTTCGTACATGACATTTACattttgtttggatcattgttattcattgtttcataatgtattacattgtattgtactgtattgtgtggtagatacaatgtttggctagactgtattgtttgttcatttttaataactttttagttgtttggtttgattgtatcatactgtattgtaatttataaatttacaaaaatattcttaattatcctagggtaggaggtttgactagatttaaataatataagataaagggtaaaatagtattttgaaatattatataaagatataattgaaaaaataaattaagtaacaatgggaACACATCAAATTgattgttccataaaatagcggttttcattgttacgtaacaacgaaatttaacaatactgtacaatacattttaaataacaatcaaaacaaacattgcaGGTATAGtaacgatacaatacaatacaatagataACAATGATTCAAACATAGTGTAAATGGATTTATAACGATGTTTTTAGAAGTGCATgattgaaactttaaaaaagaagaagccgAAATTGATATCGAATTTCATCAcattcttataattatttttacattcgatataataatatacattGATATCGTTATTTTAGAATCTATTCGAATTAATTATTAGGAAGAATGGAATcaaatgttataaaatatgCTTGGGAGTATTCCACTAATgagacaaataaataataatggttGAAATAAAAACTTAGGAAAATTATTTCGAAAGGAACGACAAGAAACAAAATAGGAAATCACTTAagaattttatttgttactaaTCTTTAAAGTacgaaaaaaaaataacaatactaTTCAATTTACGCCACCAAAGGTTGTGCGTAGACTCGTGAGAATGATCGAGTTGATTGATCATGTAATTTTTCAGTCGGTTTATTATACTAAACTTGTtcagtataatttatttttgatgtatGATTTACGAATTACTATATGAATCTCGAACATATCTAAAGAATAACAATTACGATTTTTCtggtgaaaataaatattgtgaatACATGACGAGTGAAGTGTTTGCCAATAAGTGGTAAGGAGTAATTGGCGTGGCTAACACCTCCTTGTATTTTATGATACTCTTCGGTGTAAACTTGATTCAAcgcataaaagaaaaatgacaaaaattacGCTTTTGAGTTCTCTTATTATCGTTATTCTCTATTAGTTTTATGAATTCTCAAAATTATTCATCttcgcgcatcagattaatgcatcatgtataaaatgtaatgtatcttacttaacgattaatgtatcaacgcttatattattgtatcagtttgaggaatttctgtaattataaacttgTAAAAGACAAATGGTAATTTAACCTTAAAATTATGTGATTTCTGTCCTTTGCTCTAAATAAAATGTAATTGTATAGTAATACTCCTATTATTAAGtcatttaaatattgaaaaataaataatatttaataataaagctaaaataataaaattgattttgtgaaagtaaaaataaacatcaTATTTTGATATAGTAAATGATGCACAAtgctaaaagaaaaaaaaagaggaaaaattcTCACATTTCTACCacttattatgatgaaatattgcaCACAAATCCCTTAACTACGATAAACAATTTAGCActgtatattaatatattatacggaaaagggcctaaaatacccttaaagtattgaaaatggtacaaaattacttatcatccacctattggctctaaaatgcctttttcatccacctattggctccaaaatacccttgtcatccacctttgagttcaaaattgaccacttatttaatgattttgaatttaaactatttaaatattttttaaaatacataatgcTCAACTAttagttataatttaatttatttgtatcatTTATAAACCAACTCACTACCCactaattactaactaaaccccacccaattaataatccaactattgtatcaaaatcgtcataaacactactaaaacacgatgaaattataggtTCCTAAAAGTgatatccaaaattattcgagtccgaattaaggccccaattaaatttatgttgaaccgcttatttaggaggataCTTTCAATAAGAttctctttcaaaattgaattagaaatttatgattaaatgtaaagaattaatatatcccgaattaattcatgcgcttttttaaaatatacttttacaaatatttatgatttgttttaaaacctttaatatattattttgaaaaaaaaaagttatctataaagtaacatcacataaatgagacgtaagaataattaagataaacatagtcagacttttaatttgtcggtaatttttatttagacacttgaatgtattgataatttacttttatagCTATTTTtgtctcaaatttttaaaaacactcaattggcagtagcttttctgttgttgcattaataatgtgacaggtttattaatttagtgggtttaattagtaatgggtgggtagtagattgatttataaattatactaataagttaaattattacaatagttgagcgccacgtatttaaaaaatatttaaatagttttaatataaaaccgttaaataagtgatcaattttgaaccaaaaggtggatgacaagggtattttggagccaataggtgggtgagaagggtattttggagccaataggtggatggagggtaattttgtaccatttccaatacttggaggatattttaggcccttttccgtatattataatataataataataataataacaccaAAACCCTACTACGTTGAGCTACTCAAAACCATTCATAAAAAACTTATCACAACTTTTTGTTAGCTAGACATTAAATTTAATTCAACCAAGAATTacaacaacaaagaaaaaggaGATCCCCTCAAACAAATTTAATCCGTGACGGAATCAGAAATTCTAAGGgtcgaaataaaaaaaattgcaaaaacgCCACATATGAAATTTGAACATGCAACCTAAAACAATTTCAAACCGACCCTATTTTTGCACACACAACATAACAACAAATCGAACTCCTTTCAATACATGTAAGCTCCGACACTCATGAACCCTAAATAGAGAGTAAAAAGACAAAGATTGCCGAACCACAAAAGATCTATTGTACGCAGACTTACCATTATAGTTCTAATACTTGAGTCTTTTGTTGTGAGATTGACTACATTTTGAGAAGAAATTTGCAAGAATTGCAAAGAAGGCACCAATGCAACACAAGATCCATGTCAAAAACAGCACAATCCAATCCTTCAATTTCTTCTTTGGCTGATGATTTCTATCAGATTGCATTAGTGATCTATACACAGCTTCAGTTAGGGCAAATGCTGTTACTGGATCTGATTCATCTGGTAATATTCCCTGCTCAGTCAAACACGCTATATCGTAGACCCCTGTTGTCTCCGGTATACCTAGAAATTCACATATTTTCAGCCGGCTATTGATCCTCTCCTCCGTGCTAATCGTGTCACCGTGTGTCAAGATTAGCAATGGATTCTCATCTAATTGaagaacaacaaaaaacaaTAGGTTATAAAGAACTATAGAGCAGATTCAGATTCAGATTCAACCAAATGTTTACACGCTACATGTTGTAGACATACATTTGTTTATTCTGTAAACAATGCAGAGTCCTATACAAGAATCTTACAGTAATTAATGTGTAAAACACCATTTGAAGAATCTGGCACGCACTCAAACAACATTTCTGAAGAACTCGAACAACATATAGGATTTATGCAGAGTTTTTGCAAATCTGTCAATGTTGCTTGAACGGTCACAGTTCACACCTCTATTTCAACATGAATCCGAcaacatttttgaaaagtacgaaccaaagtttaaaaaaatgaacttacTTGATTTCCTTATAGAAGAATTGTTGAAAAGGCTCTTCAAGGCGACTACGTCCTTCAAATCTCCAGAGTTGAAAGCTTTGTTAATCTCTGATAAATCAGCCACAATTATTGCACAATCAACATCCCTCTTAGTGTACCTTTTATTTgaaatcttattattattatcataatcatCGTGTCGAAAACAAGGTTGATTATGTCGAACGCCACGTGTCATCCATGTAGAAACTTCATCTAATCCCTCAATCATATCATTAGTATCTAATCCCCTTGTATCATACACACAAAATCCACTTCTCATTGATCTCAACACATTGTGTTCTTCCAAAAACATAGTTGTATAGTGTGAACTCCCACCTATATATAACAAGATTCAACAAAGTGTCAAAGGGTCGATAATCAGAGACGGATTCAGAATTTTAAGTCAGCATACAAAAGAATACCTCCACTATACATTATCATATACGAatcttgttttatatttttttttgaaacacaCATACATATGAGTTTTAGCTAACATGATAATCGACACTATTGAGACTGAAATCATTTGGTATCTAAAACTCACTTAGCTCGATTAAGTAATACAAATTCGTACATCATAGAGCCTAATTATAAACTTAAAGAAAGAACTGTTCAATACAGGAGTTCCTTTCATTTTCGGGACTCAAACTCGAGACATTACTCAGTGGGCCCTCCAATTGGTGGAGTTCATAAATTTTTCACAGCAAAACCAAATGATGTATACATTTATTAAATTAGCCAACACCTCTACCCTCCTTGACAGCAAGATAATGGACCATCTTCACACCTGTGATTAAATGTGGTAACCctccaccccaccccacccacccacccaacCAATCTGAATTAATGCCAATTAACCTAAAGTGTTAATTTAGTTACCGCTGAACTATTCGAAATAGGCAAAAATGTTCACAAAATTAGTTCGTTTTCTATTGTTTCGGAACAACCACTAAAACGAAGGATATTTTTGAGCCAAAAACATAACATAGGGTAAATTTGACCAATTATCACTCTCTAATATCTATTTCAAGACTTAACAAAGCGCTAGCGGATCGagttttccagaaatagcaCAATAAAAGCTCTATTCAAAACGTAGAACTAGTGAAAAA
This DNA window, taken from Solanum lycopersicum chromosome 5, SLM_r2.1, encodes the following:
- the LOC101266334 gene encoding two-component response regulator ARR1, which gives rise to MNLGVGSVVKTMSGASCSVSWKSGGSDKVSDQFPAGLRVLVVDDDPTCLRILEKMLRNCHYEVTKSNRVELALSMLRENRNGFDIVISDVHMPDMDGFKLLEHVGLEMDLPVIMMSADDSKDVVMKGVTHGACDYLIKPVRIEALKNIWQHVIRKKKHEWKDRDFDQSTSVEDGDQQQKPPEDVDYSSSANEGNWKSSKRRKEEEDETEERDDSSTLKKPRVVWSVELHQQFVQAVNQLGIDKAVPKKILELMNVPGLTRENVASHLQKYRLYLRRLSGVSQHQNGLNNSFMGHPEATYGTMTSFNGLELQALAATGQLPAQSLATLQAAALGRSATKSAISMPLVDQRNLFSFENPKLRFSEGQQPLNNSNKQINLLHGIPTTMEPKQLADLHQSSQSFVAMNMQGNARMQQNNALLMHMSQQQQQSSRAQMLNETNNGHVSRPPLSMSQPAAVLSRNSIVDNVRGPIYNPVSQTSSIVDFSLNQTTELQNNSFPLVSSNSGMSTLTSKRLLQEEVNSDIKGSRGFPPGYDIFEELHQQKTQDWGLPNIGSNFGASDHSSIPGTLDVSPSMLVQQGISSMKKNGPNGIAPMGGPQLNLFSGGNLLPVKAEQLPDTTYQNTFFPEQFGQDDLMSALLKQQESVGQVETEFGFDGYSPLDNLPV
- the LOC101266030 gene encoding GATA transcription factor 15-like isoform X2, with product MVDLSDKGLGSEEMSSGVTSPETSQSNVKTCADCGTTKTPLWRGGPAGPKSLCNACGIKSRKKRRAFLGLNNEEKKSKKSVVVGHKNIEVQHHLNQSCSSSSNSDDSKSSNFVKNIVSSSLKKKLLPFGKEEVVMQRPRSRSTQKRKLGEVEQAAFLLMALSCGSFYTHGRMKIDKERKNEKCCTLGSKSSTLWVG
- the LOC101266030 gene encoding GATA transcription factor 15-like isoform X1, which translates into the protein MVDLSDKQGLGSEEMSSGVTSPETSQSNVKTCADCGTTKTPLWRGGPAGPKSLCNACGIKSRKKRRAFLGLNNEEKKSKKSVVVGHKNIEVQHHLNQSCSSSSNSDDSKSSNFVKNIVSSSLKKKLLPFGKEEVVMQRPRSRSTQKRKLGEVEQAAFLLMALSCGSFYTHGRMKIDKERKNEKCCTLGSKSSTLWVG
- the LOC101255382 gene encoding uncharacterized protein, yielding MRNISFSDEEQSDSSPKTASLWWRTPEDFDENGHLKIDISDLSKLTPRLKILREMERLAFISTEGLEDLRHKLISYRAGDFWLPIGGIKKEDMEIPPMITILLVGLSASGKSSLINYMYSVLGRSGLIPFAQTSSGSSHYTTMFLEEHNVLRSMRSGFCVYDTRGLDTNDMIEGLDEVSTWMTRGVRHNQPCFRHDDYDNNNKISNKRYTKRDVDCAIIVADLSEINKAFNSGDLKDVVALKSLFNNSSIRKSNENPLLILTHGDTISTEERINSRLKICEFLGIPETTGVYDIACLTEQGILPDESDPVTAFALTEAVYRSLMQSDRNHQPKKKLKDWIVLFLTWILCCIGAFFAILANFFSKCSQSHNKRLKY